From a single Cyclobacterium marinum DSM 745 genomic region:
- a CDS encoding sulfatase-like hydrolase/transferase — MKNPYFFLLMSAWLLSCGGEKESLSMRPNIVLIMADDLGYGDLSCYGNEYINTPNLDLLASEGVLFTDYHSNGSVCSPTRAALMTGKYQQRTGVEGVVTAKSHRDVGLALAEVTLAEELKQLGYNTGMFGKWHLGYDKAFNPTLQGFDEFVGFVSGNVDYHGHIDQEGYLDWWDGVKIKNEKGYTTDLISEYGVKFIQEHNPEVKRAPFFLYLPHEAPHSPYQRRIDKVLREIGTAGTQEVIQDSISSIYKEMVEVMDEGVGRIMQSLKETGQYENTIVIFISDNGANHYGDNGGLRGFKAGPYEGGSRVPAIFSFPKEVKGGSVNNQTVLSMDLLPTLLDFIGRKPSTSVDGISIKENLLGQEKLPERDVFFAYGKKSFIRSGDWKLVVVENKEEKKIELFNLSEDLEERNDLKLKEPDISARLLKKLETWTLEVREGVDLVSR, encoded by the coding sequence ATGAAAAACCCCTACTTCTTTCTGTTAATGAGTGCATGGCTATTGTCATGTGGAGGTGAAAAAGAGAGCTTGTCAATGCGGCCAAATATTGTGTTAATAATGGCAGATGATCTAGGTTATGGAGATCTCTCTTGTTATGGAAATGAGTATATAAATACGCCAAATTTGGATTTATTGGCTTCGGAAGGGGTTTTGTTTACCGATTATCATTCCAATGGGTCGGTATGTAGTCCCACTCGAGCAGCTTTAATGACCGGGAAATACCAGCAACGAACGGGTGTGGAAGGGGTTGTTACTGCCAAAAGCCATAGAGATGTAGGTTTAGCCTTAGCTGAAGTTACTTTGGCAGAGGAGTTAAAACAACTCGGTTACAATACAGGGATGTTTGGCAAATGGCACCTTGGGTACGACAAAGCTTTCAACCCTACCCTTCAGGGTTTTGATGAGTTTGTTGGGTTTGTAAGTGGGAATGTTGATTATCACGGCCACATAGATCAAGAAGGATATCTCGACTGGTGGGATGGGGTGAAAATTAAAAATGAAAAAGGTTATACTACTGACCTTATTTCTGAATATGGTGTTAAGTTTATTCAAGAACACAACCCCGAAGTGAAGCGGGCTCCCTTTTTTCTTTACCTGCCACATGAAGCACCTCACTCTCCTTATCAAAGACGGATCGATAAAGTATTGAGAGAAATTGGTACTGCGGGTACCCAAGAAGTGATCCAAGATAGCATATCTTCTATTTACAAAGAAATGGTGGAGGTGATGGATGAAGGTGTAGGTCGAATTATGCAATCCCTGAAAGAAACAGGTCAGTACGAGAATACAATAGTTATTTTTATTTCTGACAATGGAGCGAACCATTATGGGGATAATGGAGGGTTAAGAGGATTTAAAGCAGGGCCTTATGAAGGAGGAAGTAGGGTTCCTGCGATTTTTAGTTTTCCTAAAGAAGTTAAAGGTGGAAGTGTCAATAATCAAACGGTTCTTTCTATGGATTTACTGCCAACTTTGTTGGATTTTATCGGCCGAAAACCAAGCACATCAGTTGATGGCATTAGCATTAAAGAAAATTTATTGGGACAGGAGAAACTGCCCGAAAGAGATGTTTTCTTTGCCTACGGTAAAAAAAGTTTTATCAGGAGCGGAGACTGGAAATTGGTGGTGGTCGAAAATAAAGAGGAGAAAAAAATTGAACTTTTTAACTTATCAGAGGATTTAGAAGAGCGGAATGACTTAAAATTAAAAGAGCCTGACATTAGTGCAAGGCTATTAAAAAAACTTGAAACCTGGACTTTAGAAGTTAGAGAGGGAGTGGATCTGGTGTCTAGGTAA
- a CDS encoding DUF6515 family protein, with protein MKNIIKISSLLVFLFIVSIPEMATAQKTGGSKKVVVINKENRRVSSKQVVYKKPNKKVVAVRTLPNRTVVKYKDVNYYFANNKFYTYSGGRYIAIAPKKGFRIQTLPVGYVKVKHPRRDYFWFNGAFFIQVNNAYEVVEPEVGTIIYELPKDYERVTIEGYTYYEFSNVLYEKIQIDGTRAYEVVGFIDQ; from the coding sequence ATGAAAAATATAATTAAAATTTCCAGCCTTTTAGTATTCCTTTTCATTGTTTCCATTCCTGAAATGGCCACAGCCCAAAAAACGGGTGGATCAAAGAAAGTTGTTGTTATAAATAAAGAAAATAGACGGGTTTCAAGTAAGCAAGTGGTATATAAAAAACCTAATAAAAAGGTGGTGGCTGTCAGGACTCTGCCCAATAGAACAGTCGTTAAGTACAAAGATGTCAATTACTACTTTGCAAATAATAAGTTCTATACCTATTCAGGTGGAAGGTATATAGCTATTGCTCCCAAAAAAGGGTTTCGTATTCAAACACTTCCGGTCGGTTATGTCAAGGTAAAACATCCGCGTAGAGATTATTTTTGGTTCAATGGGGCTTTTTTCATCCAGGTAAACAATGCCTATGAAGTAGTAGAGCCTGAAGTTGGAACGATAATTTATGAATTACCCAAAGACTATGAAAGGGTAACCATTGAAGGTTATACCTATTATGAATTTTCCAATGTCCTTTATGAAAAAATTCAAATTGATGGTACAAGGGCTTATGAAGTGGTAGGTTTTATCGATCAGTAA
- a CDS encoding Lnb N-terminal periplasmic domain-containing protein: protein MPLEILKHNFRKRLFLSTFLFLAFFITLPASAATYKISLLTCDPGDELYSTFGHSAIRVVELESGQDLVFNYGTFDFNTPFFYIKFIRRTLDYQLSLTTTANFLREYNYFKRNVREQELNLSPEQSQAVVAFLQNNYRPENRKYRYDFFFDNCATRITGMLESVLGQSLRWNYPTEADEKTFRNLIDEYVYPLPWSDLGIDLALGAVIDREATAAEKAFLPDYLEASFSSATIIGDGPERPLVSRTNTIYDFPKTANNEFNLVNPYVIFWVFAILVGIVTFIGFKKKRLFKGFDISLFTILGLLGVLLVFLWFFTAHSQTKNNWNLFWAFPGHLYISYLLIKKPNKVILKKLLLAAMILADLALVVWLLGFQSFHPSILPLLLIIILRTNFLYYNIDRFSYLRKRN from the coding sequence ATGCCATTAGAAATTCTCAAGCACAACTTTCGAAAAAGGCTCTTTTTGAGTACCTTTTTGTTTTTGGCTTTTTTTATCACCTTGCCTGCATCTGCGGCCACGTACAAAATAAGCCTGCTTACATGCGACCCCGGAGATGAGTTGTATTCCACCTTTGGCCATAGCGCCATCCGTGTAGTAGAATTGGAGAGTGGACAAGATCTGGTATTCAATTACGGAACTTTCGATTTTAACACACCCTTTTTCTATATCAAGTTCATTCGTCGCACCTTGGATTACCAATTGTCTTTGACTACCACAGCGAATTTTTTACGGGAATACAATTATTTCAAACGAAACGTAAGGGAGCAGGAATTGAACCTATCACCTGAGCAAAGTCAGGCAGTTGTGGCTTTTCTGCAAAACAACTACCGGCCTGAAAACAGAAAATACCGGTATGATTTTTTCTTTGACAATTGTGCTACCAGAATTACAGGAATGTTAGAAAGTGTATTGGGGCAATCTTTGAGATGGAACTACCCAACTGAAGCAGATGAAAAGACTTTTAGAAATTTAATTGATGAATACGTTTATCCTCTCCCTTGGTCAGATTTAGGCATAGATCTTGCGTTGGGTGCAGTGATTGACAGGGAAGCCACAGCGGCAGAAAAAGCCTTTCTGCCGGATTATTTAGAGGCTTCATTCAGTAGTGCCACGATTATAGGTGATGGACCTGAAAGGCCTTTGGTAAGCCGGACCAATACCATTTACGACTTTCCAAAAACTGCGAATAATGAATTTAATTTGGTAAATCCTTATGTGATTTTCTGGGTATTTGCGATACTTGTTGGGATTGTGACCTTTATAGGTTTCAAGAAAAAACGTTTGTTCAAAGGTTTTGACATCAGTCTCTTTACCATTTTGGGTTTATTAGGAGTATTGCTTGTATTCCTTTGGTTTTTCACAGCCCATTCTCAAACCAAAAACAATTGGAACCTCTTTTGGGCATTTCCGGGTCATTTGTATATCAGTTATTTATTGATCAAAAAACCCAATAAAGTAATATTGAAAAAATTACTGTTAGCCGCAATGATACTGGCTGATTTGGCTTTGGTGGTTTGGTTATTGGGTTTTCAATCATTTCATCCCAGTATTTTGCCATTATTGCTAATCATTATTTTAAGGACAAATTTCCTATATTATAACATTGATCGGTTCAGTTATTTAAGGAAAAGAAACTGA
- the uvrB gene encoding excinuclease ABC subunit UvrB produces MSFNIISDYVPTGDQPKAIKSLVEGINSAEPSQVLLGVTGSGKTFTVANVIQEVQKPTLVLSHNKTLAAQLYGEFKQFFPNNSVEYFISYYDYYQPEAFIPTSSTYIEKDLSINEEIEKLRLSATSALLSGRRDVIVVASVSCIYGIGNPDEFGKNVIKVQEGDRIPRNQFLFKLVEVLYSRTSGDFTRGTFRVKGDTVDIFVAYGDFAYRIFFWGDEIEAIQRVDPVSGKKLSDEKIISIFPANLFVTGRDVIDTAIHEIQDDLVAQVSAFERDMKLMEAKRLKERTEFDLEMIRELGYCSGVENYSRYFDRRLPGTRPFCLLDYFPDDFLMVIDESHVTLPQVRAMWGGDRSRKTNLVDYGFRLPSALDNRPLKFDEFESLTNQVIYVSATPGDYELNKSEGVVIEQIIRPTGLLDPVIEVRPSADQIDDLLEEIDQTIKNGFRVLVTTLTKRMAEELDKYLAKVGVKSRYIHSEVKPLDRVEILRELRLGVFDVLVGVNLLREGLDLPEVALVAILDADKEGFLRNERSLVQTIGRAARNAEGKVIMYADKTTESMRLSIEETNRRRAKQHAYNEENGITPKTVIKSHDRIMGQTKVADSKRNAKVYVENNPEEMDVAADPVIQYLSREKLEKLITQTQKRMEAAAKELNFMEAARLRDEWTGLKKRLEIINVGK; encoded by the coding sequence ATGAGCTTCAATATTATTTCAGATTATGTCCCAACGGGTGACCAGCCTAAAGCCATCAAAAGCCTGGTAGAAGGCATTAATTCTGCCGAACCTTCCCAAGTACTGTTAGGAGTAACCGGTTCAGGAAAAACCTTTACCGTAGCCAATGTGATTCAGGAGGTACAAAAACCCACTTTGGTACTTAGCCATAATAAAACGCTGGCAGCTCAATTGTATGGTGAATTCAAACAGTTTTTCCCCAACAATTCTGTAGAATATTTTATTAGTTATTACGACTATTACCAGCCTGAAGCATTTATTCCTACCAGTAGTACCTATATAGAAAAAGATCTTTCTATAAATGAGGAAATTGAAAAATTAAGACTATCTGCAACTTCTGCCCTTCTTTCCGGCAGAAGAGATGTAATCGTCGTGGCATCAGTTTCCTGCATTTACGGTATAGGAAATCCTGATGAATTTGGTAAGAACGTCATAAAAGTTCAAGAAGGAGATAGAATACCTAGAAACCAATTCTTATTTAAATTGGTGGAAGTCCTATACAGCAGAACCTCAGGTGATTTTACCAGAGGCACTTTTAGAGTGAAAGGTGATACAGTTGATATATTTGTAGCTTACGGAGATTTTGCCTACCGGATATTCTTCTGGGGAGATGAAATAGAAGCCATACAGAGAGTGGACCCAGTGAGTGGCAAAAAATTATCTGACGAAAAAATTATCAGCATCTTCCCTGCCAATTTATTTGTCACCGGAAGGGATGTGATAGACACCGCCATACATGAAATTCAAGACGATTTGGTTGCTCAAGTTTCTGCATTTGAGCGGGACATGAAATTAATGGAAGCCAAAAGGCTCAAAGAGAGAACGGAATTTGATTTGGAAATGATTAGGGAGCTGGGATATTGTTCAGGAGTGGAAAATTACTCAAGGTATTTTGACCGGAGACTACCAGGGACTCGCCCTTTCTGCCTTTTGGATTATTTTCCCGATGATTTCTTGATGGTAATTGATGAAAGCCATGTCACTTTACCACAAGTTAGGGCCATGTGGGGTGGGGACAGATCTCGGAAGACCAACTTGGTAGATTATGGTTTCCGACTTCCTTCGGCGTTGGATAATCGCCCATTGAAATTTGATGAATTTGAATCCCTTACCAATCAAGTAATTTATGTAAGTGCCACCCCGGGAGACTATGAGCTTAATAAATCTGAAGGGGTAGTTATTGAACAAATCATTCGTCCTACAGGGCTTCTTGATCCCGTGATCGAAGTTAGACCAAGTGCTGATCAGATTGATGATTTATTAGAGGAGATCGACCAAACAATTAAAAATGGGTTCAGGGTATTGGTGACCACCCTTACCAAGAGAATGGCAGAAGAACTGGACAAGTATTTGGCCAAGGTGGGTGTAAAATCCCGTTATATTCATTCCGAGGTAAAACCATTGGACCGGGTGGAAATATTAAGAGAACTTAGGCTGGGTGTATTCGATGTTTTGGTAGGGGTAAACTTATTGAGAGAAGGTTTAGATCTACCTGAAGTGGCTTTAGTAGCTATTTTAGATGCTGACAAAGAAGGCTTTTTAAGAAATGAAAGGAGTTTGGTTCAGACCATTGGCCGGGCAGCAAGAAATGCTGAAGGAAAAGTAATTATGTATGCGGATAAAACTACTGAAAGCATGCGATTATCCATTGAAGAAACCAATAGAAGGAGAGCAAAACAACATGCTTATAATGAAGAAAATGGCATAACCCCTAAAACTGTTATCAAGTCACATGACAGAATTATGGGCCAAACCAAAGTAGCAGACAGTAAACGAAATGCCAAAGTTTATGTGGAAAATAATCCTGAAGAGATGGATGTGGCAGCTGATCCGGTGATTCAATATTTAAGTAGAGAAAAACTTGAAAAATTAATCACCCAAACCCAAAAAAGAATGGAAGCTGCTGCCAAGGAATTGAACTTTATGGAAGCTGCCAGGTTACGAGATGAATGGACGGGACTTAAGAAAAGACTGGAGATTATTAACGTTGGTAAATAA
- a CDS encoding AlbA family DNA-binding domain-containing protein: MTTIQDITRLAQRGEGLHVEFKKKAAHPEKIVKEIIAMANTDGGHLLLGVDDDGTVSGQRHIEEEVYAMDKAIKELIHPPIKLNCTVKALNQKKGVAIYKIEKSTSAPHYLREGKKKKSYVRVADRSIQASREMWEIMKRKNNSNNVIFKYGKKEELLMKALANQPYITLKEFMNMARIPVYIASKTLVKLVIANVLEVIPQESGDRFKTKAHL, translated from the coding sequence ATGACCACCATTCAGGACATCACGAGACTAGCTCAAAGAGGAGAAGGCCTGCATGTTGAATTTAAAAAGAAAGCGGCTCATCCTGAAAAAATCGTTAAAGAAATTATAGCGATGGCAAATACAGATGGAGGTCATCTATTACTTGGTGTTGATGATGATGGAACTGTAAGTGGTCAACGCCATATTGAGGAAGAGGTTTATGCAATGGACAAAGCGATCAAAGAATTGATACATCCTCCGATAAAACTAAACTGCACAGTAAAGGCACTCAACCAAAAAAAGGGAGTAGCCATTTACAAAATAGAAAAAAGCACTTCTGCCCCTCATTATTTGCGTGAAGGAAAAAAGAAAAAATCCTATGTCAGAGTAGCCGACAGAAGCATCCAAGCCAGCCGTGAAATGTGGGAAATAATGAAAAGGAAAAATAATTCGAACAATGTAATCTTCAAATACGGGAAAAAGGAAGAGCTGTTGATGAAAGCTTTGGCCAATCAACCATACATTACGTTAAAGGAGTTTATGAACATGGCTCGAATTCCTGTTTACATAGCCTCCAAAACACTGGTAAAACTAGTTATCGCCAATGTTTTGGAGGTCATACCACAAGAATCAGGGGACAGGTTTAAAACTAAAGCCCATCTTTAG
- a CDS encoding regulatory protein RecX, producing MSVPEKGNSVSGSKKNNSYSKALKKIAAYCAYQERAISEVVTKLDEIDLEEGEKEKILQNLIAQDFINEKRFVSSFVKGRFNLKRWGRVRIRQELKMRGISDQLVQEGLDLLQPEEYHDTLLHLADRKWKLTNESDLYKKKSKVGRFLIFRGFESDLVWEVVEQLETKDGL from the coding sequence ATGTCAGTTCCAGAAAAAGGAAATTCGGTTTCAGGTTCAAAAAAGAACAATAGCTATTCAAAAGCTTTAAAAAAAATAGCTGCTTATTGCGCCTATCAGGAGCGAGCTATTTCTGAGGTTGTGACCAAGCTGGATGAAATCGATTTAGAGGAAGGTGAGAAAGAAAAAATCTTACAAAATTTAATTGCGCAGGATTTCATCAATGAGAAGCGCTTTGTGAGTAGTTTCGTTAAAGGAAGGTTTAACTTGAAACGTTGGGGAAGAGTAAGGATTCGGCAAGAACTTAAAATGAGAGGGATCTCAGATCAATTGGTTCAGGAAGGGTTAGATTTATTGCAGCCCGAGGAATACCATGATACTTTGTTACACTTGGCAGATAGGAAGTGGAAACTGACCAATGAAAGTGATTTGTATAAAAAGAAATCCAAAGTAGGGCGATTCCTGATATTTAGGGGCTTTGAATCAGACCTAGTCTGGGAAGTGGTGGAGCAGTTGGAGACTAAAGATGGGCTTTAG
- the tpiA gene encoding triose-phosphate isomerase has translation MRKKIVAGNWKMNCLLEEGQKLTSEIVNMIKDEPIKDVKVILNPPFVHLHGVKKLIAGVDNIALGAQNCSDKEAGAYTGETSAAMLASFGAEYVIIGHSERRSMFNESNELLTEKTKQALSNGLTPIFCCGEPLEIREADTHEDYVKAQLTESLFGFSEEEIKKLVIAYEPIWAIGTGKTASSEQAQDMHAAIRKHLSSKYGEAVAEEISILYGGSCKPSNAKEIFSKADVDGGLIGGASLKSRDFVDIAESF, from the coding sequence ATGCGAAAAAAAATTGTTGCAGGAAACTGGAAAATGAACTGCTTACTTGAAGAAGGTCAAAAACTTACTTCTGAAATAGTAAACATGATAAAAGACGAGCCAATTAAGGACGTTAAAGTAATATTAAATCCTCCTTTTGTACACCTACATGGCGTTAAAAAGCTTATCGCAGGAGTTGACAATATTGCCCTAGGTGCCCAAAATTGCTCAGACAAAGAGGCAGGTGCCTATACCGGAGAGACATCAGCAGCTATGTTGGCTTCATTTGGCGCTGAATATGTCATCATTGGCCACAGTGAAAGAAGGTCTATGTTTAATGAAAGCAATGAATTGTTGACAGAAAAAACCAAGCAAGCGCTTTCAAATGGCTTGACCCCAATTTTCTGCTGTGGTGAACCCTTGGAAATCAGAGAAGCAGATACTCATGAAGACTATGTAAAAGCACAGCTTACCGAAAGTTTATTTGGGTTTAGCGAAGAAGAAATAAAAAAATTAGTAATTGCATACGAACCTATTTGGGCCATTGGAACTGGTAAAACCGCTTCTTCGGAGCAGGCGCAAGACATGCATGCTGCTATTCGCAAGCACCTTTCATCCAAATATGGAGAAGCTGTAGCTGAAGAAATTTCTATTTTATACGGAGGAAGCTGCAAACCTAGCAATGCAAAGGAGATATTCTCTAAAGCAGATGTAGACGGAGGCTTAATAGGCGGTGCTTCATTAAAATCTCGAGATTTTGTTGATATTGCAGAATCCTTTTAA
- the prmA gene encoding 50S ribosomal protein L11 methyltransferase: MEYLEFKISCREAYREILMAELANIGFDSFLETDTGFDAYIPQEDQDEKLWNEVISRYQDEAAIKIDAGILAKINWNEAWEKNYDPISVADKVYVRATFHPSQSKDYKNEIVINPKMSFGTGHHSTTYLMLEWQNEINHTGKVVMDAGSGTGILAIMAMKLGADRVTAFDIDEWSVENGKENFEINGFHTLEMQTGNISSVMTEEAYDLILANINKNVLLDEMETYAKKLLNGGQLLLSGFYESDIADISKKAEKYGLTPQGKKVRNKWTSLLFKKE; this comes from the coding sequence ATGGAATACCTGGAGTTTAAAATAAGTTGCAGAGAAGCCTATCGGGAAATCCTGATGGCAGAATTGGCAAATATAGGGTTTGATTCCTTTTTGGAAACGGATACTGGCTTCGACGCTTATATACCGCAGGAAGATCAAGATGAAAAACTTTGGAATGAAGTCATTTCAAGGTACCAAGACGAAGCAGCGATTAAAATTGATGCAGGTATTCTTGCCAAAATCAATTGGAATGAGGCTTGGGAAAAGAATTATGACCCTATTTCCGTAGCAGATAAAGTTTATGTCAGGGCTACTTTCCATCCTTCTCAATCTAAAGATTACAAAAACGAAATTGTAATCAACCCTAAAATGTCCTTTGGCACGGGCCATCATTCCACCACTTATCTGATGCTCGAATGGCAAAATGAAATCAACCATACCGGCAAAGTGGTGATGGATGCCGGCTCAGGTACAGGGATTTTAGCAATCATGGCAATGAAGCTGGGTGCAGACCGTGTAACAGCCTTTGACATTGATGAATGGAGTGTGGAGAATGGAAAAGAAAACTTTGAGATCAATGGTTTCCATACCCTTGAAATGCAAACAGGAAACATCAGCTCTGTGATGACGGAAGAAGCCTATGACCTAATTCTTGCCAATATTAATAAAAATGTTCTCTTGGATGAAATGGAAACCTATGCCAAGAAGCTATTGAACGGAGGACAATTGCTTTTAAGTGGTTTTTATGAATCAGACATTGCCGATATCAGCAAAAAAGCAGAAAAATACGGATTAACCCCTCAAGGGAAGAAGGTCCGCAACAAATGGACTTCACTGCTTTTCAAAAAAGAATGA
- a CDS encoding DUF4270 domain-containing protein produces the protein MNKTSFLKAITISIQTLQGKFLGALCSIVIFAGACSDPSEIGLVLDPGSNQIGVFYEEIPLSSFLVLEDSFNTTNQSRLVVGGDHSDLFGTTESIGYSRLSFNPNGVLPEDNAIFDSAIFAFNIVDLIGEDFDEAKEFKVHRLLEEIEDTTYYSFSSLDFDMEETLAEGSFLLTPDTVNQVSMDLNEDFAAELFGKLTSQDPVFDNIFAFREYFPGIVIKGNPDQNTSVSMAIGSGTGITMYYHYEDDTVSTAYPINTIQSRHFNQVISDRQGTPTEVITETNVVYDVAGDKVGVKAGLGMMTQLDMSPLHEFLDTLENVTFNQILLEVGPVDEYPEGKNPYGALVMYFADGGEYYRRFDGVKVAVQGENNSQTGLDQDGNIVPITSNQNGLAFNTETRVYSNQITSYVDAMYRSGLVKTDLFLYPNTPSTESGVVTFDAFKRSLKEFVVDKDQIKMKIYYSKIR, from the coding sequence ATGAACAAGACGAGCTTTTTGAAAGCTATTACAATATCTATACAGACCTTGCAGGGTAAATTCCTCGGGGCCCTGTGCTCAATTGTTATTTTCGCAGGAGCTTGTTCAGATCCGTCCGAAATTGGATTGGTACTGGATCCCGGCTCCAACCAGATAGGGGTTTTCTATGAAGAAATACCCCTTTCTTCTTTTTTGGTGTTGGAAGATTCTTTCAATACAACGAATCAGAGTAGGTTGGTGGTAGGAGGAGATCATAGTGATCTTTTTGGTACCACTGAATCCATTGGATACAGTAGGTTATCTTTTAATCCCAATGGAGTTTTGCCTGAAGACAATGCCATATTTGATTCTGCCATTTTCGCCTTCAATATTGTTGATCTTATAGGTGAAGATTTTGATGAAGCAAAAGAGTTTAAAGTTCATAGACTTTTGGAGGAAATCGAAGACACTACCTATTATAGTTTTAGTTCTCTCGATTTTGATATGGAAGAAACTTTGGCAGAAGGTTCCTTCCTTTTAACTCCGGACACGGTCAACCAGGTAAGCATGGATCTCAATGAGGACTTTGCTGCGGAGCTATTTGGAAAGCTTACTTCTCAAGACCCTGTATTCGATAATATATTTGCTTTTAGGGAATACTTTCCCGGAATAGTTATCAAAGGTAATCCTGATCAAAATACATCCGTTTCAATGGCGATTGGCAGTGGAACAGGTATTACTATGTATTACCATTATGAAGATGATACGGTTTCTACAGCTTATCCTATCAATACCATCCAGTCCAGACATTTTAATCAAGTGATAAGCGACCGCCAAGGCACGCCTACAGAGGTGATCACAGAAACCAATGTAGTCTATGATGTGGCCGGGGATAAAGTTGGTGTGAAAGCAGGTCTTGGTATGATGACCCAGCTTGATATGAGTCCTTTGCATGAGTTTTTGGACACCCTTGAAAATGTAACTTTCAACCAAATACTACTTGAGGTGGGTCCTGTGGATGAATACCCTGAAGGGAAGAATCCTTACGGTGCTCTTGTTATGTATTTTGCTGATGGGGGAGAGTATTATAGAAGGTTTGATGGGGTCAAAGTGGCTGTTCAAGGAGAAAATAATAGTCAAACAGGTTTAGATCAAGATGGAAATATTGTGCCTATCACTTCCAATCAGAATGGCTTGGCATTCAATACTGAAACTAGGGTGTATTCCAATCAGATAACTTCATATGTGGATGCCATGTATCGATCAGGACTGGTTAAAACAGATTTATTTTTGTACCCCAATACACCAAGTACTGAGAGTGGCGTGGTGACTTTTGATGCCTTCAAGCGATCGTTAAAAGAATTCGTCGTAGATAAGGATCAAATAAAAATGAAGATTTATTACTCTAAAATTAGATAA
- a CDS encoding glycogen/starch synthase has product MSKLRILYVASEINPFLQTSEVANFVRALPQAMQEKGMEIRILVPRFGLINERKNRLHEVVRLSGINISVGEEEKPLIIKVASIPNAKLQVYFIDNEDYFQRKSVFFDKQDKFYEDNDERAIFFCKGVLETVKKLGWAPDVVHCNDWMTSLIPLYLKTTYKNEPLFKETKSVYAIYNNGFSHKFGDDLFEKIKMVDIDDQLLAPLKSKDYEGFLKLGMEYADVVVKGEDISESLTAMIQESSKDKQFEINSDEQDELFESYYNIYTDLAG; this is encoded by the coding sequence ATGTCTAAACTTCGTATCCTTTACGTAGCAAGCGAAATTAATCCATTTCTTCAAACTTCCGAGGTCGCTAATTTTGTAAGAGCATTGCCCCAAGCAATGCAAGAAAAAGGAATGGAAATCCGAATTTTGGTCCCAAGATTTGGATTGATTAATGAGAGAAAGAATAGGTTGCATGAGGTTGTGAGACTTTCAGGTATTAATATATCAGTAGGCGAGGAAGAGAAACCCTTGATAATTAAAGTTGCTTCAATTCCCAATGCCAAATTGCAGGTTTATTTTATTGACAATGAAGACTATTTTCAGAGAAAAAGCGTTTTCTTTGACAAACAGGATAAATTTTATGAAGACAATGACGAAAGAGCCATTTTCTTCTGCAAAGGAGTGCTAGAGACCGTTAAAAAATTAGGTTGGGCGCCGGATGTAGTTCACTGTAATGATTGGATGACAAGCCTTATTCCTTTGTACCTGAAGACTACCTATAAGAATGAGCCGCTATTCAAAGAAACAAAATCCGTATATGCTATTTATAATAACGGATTTAGTCATAAATTTGGGGACGATTTATTCGAAAAGATAAAAATGGTGGACATTGACGACCAGCTTCTGGCTCCATTGAAGTCCAAAGACTATGAAGGGTTTTTGAAATTGGGAATGGAATATGCTGATGTAGTCGTGAAAGGAGAGGATATTTCCGAGAGCCTGACCGCCATGATTCAAGAATCTTCTAAAGACAAACAGTTTGAAATTAATAGTGATGAACAAGACGAGCTTTTTGAAAGCTATTACAATATCTATACAGACCTTGCAGGGTAA